From one Methylomonas paludis genomic stretch:
- a CDS encoding REP-associated tyrosine transposase — MPNYRRNFVDGGCYFFTVNLHDRQTTLLTDHIDLLRDSVRTVKRTYPFHIDAWVVLPEHIHCIWTLPSHTNDFPLRWRLIKLMFSKSLPRTERLTATRRKRAERGIWQRRYWEHTITTELDYARHIDYIHVNPVKHGYVSRVQDWPYSTFHRYVHDGILTADWCGDTSDLSTAQD, encoded by the coding sequence ATGCCAAATTACCGACGAAACTTTGTGGATGGCGGTTGTTATTTTTTTACCGTCAATTTACATGATCGGCAAACCACATTGCTGACCGACCATATCGATTTATTAAGAGATTCGGTAAGAACGGTAAAACGTACATATCCCTTCCATATCGATGCATGGGTAGTATTGCCTGAACATATCCACTGCATATGGACACTACCGTCCCATACCAATGATTTTCCACTACGCTGGCGCCTGATCAAACTAATGTTTTCCAAAAGCTTACCGCGTACCGAACGGCTTACCGCAACTCGGCGTAAACGCGCCGAACGCGGAATATGGCAACGCCGCTATTGGGAACATACAATCACCACCGAATTGGATTACGCCAGACATATTGATTATATCCACGTCAACCCGGTAAAACATGGCTATGTAAGCCGGGTACAGGATTGGCCATATTCCACATTCCACCGCTATGTCCATGACGGCATTCTCACCGCAGATTGGTGTGGCGATACCAGCGACTTGTCAACAGCACAAGATTAA
- the glk gene encoding glucokinase, whose product MILAGDIGGTKTVLALIDTDSSGALISITEQTFASGEFAEFDDILELFLSNSPQISAACFGIAGPVINQRCQTTNLPWILDGERLKIRLGTQRVKLLNDLEAMAIGMLHLEADDFIELNPGAEPQAGNIGVIAAGTGLGEALLYWDGEKHHALATEGGHSDFAPQNSQQDQLLAFLRQRYPEHVSYERLLSGLGFSNLYDFLVESGFGPACLAVPSLEYAKTTGIDRNAVISRLGVDGEDVLCQEVVRLFAEIYGGEAGNLALKGFTTGGVYIGGGIGPKIRSALATEEFMLAFTAKGRFKTMLEKVPVRLALNPKTPLLGAMYYYA is encoded by the coding sequence ATGATTTTAGCAGGCGATATTGGCGGCACCAAAACTGTGTTGGCCCTAATTGATACCGACAGCAGCGGCGCGCTGATCAGCATCACTGAACAAACCTTTGCCAGCGGCGAATTTGCCGAATTTGATGATATTCTGGAACTGTTTTTGAGTAATAGTCCCCAGATCAGTGCGGCTTGTTTCGGGATTGCCGGGCCGGTGATTAATCAACGCTGCCAAACCACCAATTTACCCTGGATTCTGGATGGCGAACGCCTGAAAATCCGACTCGGCACCCAGCGGGTGAAGTTGCTGAATGACCTGGAAGCTATGGCTATTGGTATGTTGCATTTGGAGGCGGATGATTTTATTGAACTCAATCCGGGAGCCGAGCCGCAAGCCGGTAACATTGGAGTGATTGCCGCCGGGACTGGTTTGGGTGAAGCCTTGCTGTATTGGGATGGGGAAAAGCATCATGCGCTGGCCACCGAGGGCGGTCACAGTGATTTTGCCCCGCAAAACAGTCAGCAGGATCAATTACTGGCGTTTTTGCGTCAGCGCTATCCGGAGCATGTGAGTTATGAGCGGCTGTTGTCTGGCCTGGGCTTTAGTAATCTTTACGATTTTCTGGTCGAGAGTGGTTTCGGCCCGGCCTGTCTGGCGGTACCTAGCCTGGAATATGCCAAAACCACCGGTATAGACCGCAATGCGGTGATTTCCCGGCTGGGCGTAGACGGTGAAGATGTGCTGTGTCAGGAAGTGGTGCGGCTGTTCGCGGAAATTTATGGCGGTGAAGCCGGCAATCTGGCCCTGAAAGGTTTTACCACCGGCGGGGTTTATATCGGCGGCGGCATCGGCCCGAAAATCCGCTCGGCGCTGGCGACTGAGGAATTTATGCTGGCTTTTACCGCTAAAGGCCGGTTTAAAACCATGTTGGAAAAAGTGCCGGTCAGGCTGGCTTTAAATCCGAAAACGCCGTTATTGGGGGCGATGTATTACTATGCCTAA
- the dcd gene encoding dCTP deaminase, with protein sequence MSIKSDKWIRRMAEQQGMIEPFQAGQVRESAQGRIISYGTSSYGYDVRCSNEFKIFTNINSTIVDPKDFDEGSFVDVKSDVCIIPPNSFALARTVEYFRIPRDVLVICLGKSTYARCGIIVNVTPLEPEWEGHVTLEFSNTTPLPARIYANEGVAQMLFFGGDEVCETSYKDRGGKYQGQLGVTLPKA encoded by the coding sequence ATGAGTATTAAATCAGACAAATGGATACGGCGGATGGCCGAGCAGCAAGGGATGATAGAGCCGTTTCAGGCCGGGCAGGTGCGGGAATCGGCTCAGGGCCGGATTATCTCTTATGGTACTTCCAGTTATGGCTATGATGTGCGTTGTTCCAATGAGTTTAAGATCTTTACCAATATTAATTCTACTATCGTTGATCCTAAGGATTTTGATGAAGGCAGTTTTGTGGATGTGAAATCCGATGTTTGCATTATTCCGCCCAATTCTTTCGCACTGGCCCGCACGGTGGAGTATTTTCGAATTCCGCGCGATGTGCTGGTGATTTGCCTAGGCAAATCCACTTATGCGCGTTGCGGCATTATTGTTAATGTTACGCCGCTGGAGCCGGAATGGGAGGGCCATGTGACGTTGGAGTTTTCTAATACCACGCCGTTACCGGCGCGAATTTACGCTAATGAAGGGGTGGCGCAGATGCTGTTCTTTGGCGGTGATGAGGTTTGCGAAACTTCTTATAAAGACCGGGGCGGTAAATATCAGGGCCAATTGGGCGTTACTTTGCCTAAAGCATAA
- a CDS encoding tetratricopeptide repeat protein produces the protein MNQHHREISQANYGIYAESGNININHGNQPIPKNLTAPPFISKVFIGREAEIKAVRQQLQNGHLLLLVNGEGGIGKTTLTAHYYQQYAHDYQHVAWVFAESSLLEALLSLASPLQLEFAPQCSSQQRLNALLAGMANLASPCLLVIDNANNLAELNDYYLALSSCPNFHILLTTRITEFEQAARYAISPLPVELATQLFVEHYPQHQRAENPLLHSILAAVGYNTLVIELLAKNLAISNRLKTRYRLAELLADLQQKGLLAIQSQVVNTAYHSDGQALRAASPAAIISAMYDMGELNDQETALLSVFAVLPAENIDYAVLETLLPDKENLDTVLLDLAQKGWLANQADSNFKISPVVQEITLDKNRRRLLADCRQLIASLIDQLIYEPGIGHPVQISYTEAAVLTHYGEQIIQRLIEPDEYLALLCDRLGNFHKTTGNLVNALNCFEAYFRSYKALYQAYPNKVSVKNCLAISYEKLGDTHAMLGNLEQALGLFEAEILLFQELHANYSYDVSFKNGLAICYSKLGDTHTILSNLTQCLYFYKNETDLFKELYVANPNNLPFKRGLAISYEKLGNTYTALGNLNQALVFFDAYFRLSNELYEAAPDNVSFKSSLAISYEKLGTAHAALGNLNQALVFFDEYFRLSNELYEATPDNVSFKSSLAISYEKLGTAHAALDNLNQALVFFDEYFRLSNELYEAHPNNVSLKNNLAISYEKLGTAHAALGNLALALIFFTADTQLTKELYDAYPTNVAFKRGLAISYEKLGKVHFALENWEQALDFFEEQFGLSKELYEAHPSDVSIKNGLAISYTNLGRLFERAGLNQQAKEYYQTAKLFLDELVNSSPLYVKFKQLNDWVVQRLSGL, from the coding sequence ATGAATCAACACCACCGCGAAATTAGCCAAGCAAACTATGGAATTTATGCTGAAAGCGGCAACATTAACATAAATCACGGCAACCAGCCGATACCCAAAAACCTGACCGCGCCGCCATTTATTTCCAAGGTGTTTATCGGCAGGGAAGCTGAAATTAAGGCTGTACGTCAGCAGTTGCAGAATGGTCATTTGTTACTGCTGGTCAATGGCGAAGGCGGTATCGGCAAAACCACACTGACGGCGCATTATTATCAGCAATATGCTCATGATTATCAGCATGTGGCCTGGGTTTTCGCTGAAAGCAGTCTGCTAGAGGCTTTATTAAGCTTGGCTAGCCCTCTACAACTGGAATTTGCTCCGCAATGCTCTTCACAACAACGGCTTAATGCCTTATTGGCCGGTATGGCTAATTTGGCGTCCCCCTGTTTGCTGGTGATTGATAACGCCAATAATTTAGCTGAGCTTAATGATTATTATCTGGCGTTATCCAGTTGCCCAAATTTTCATATTCTACTGACCACTCGCATTACTGAATTTGAGCAGGCAGCCCGATATGCCATTTCCCCATTGCCGGTTGAGCTAGCCACTCAGTTGTTTGTTGAACATTATCCGCAACATCAGCGCGCAGAAAATCCCTTATTGCACAGCATCCTGGCGGCAGTGGGCTACAACACTTTGGTGATTGAACTGCTGGCGAAAAATCTGGCGATCAGCAATCGGCTGAAAACCCGCTATCGCCTGGCTGAGCTGCTGGCCGATCTGCAACAAAAAGGCCTGCTGGCGATACAGAGTCAAGTAGTCAACACGGCTTACCACAGCGATGGCCAAGCGTTACGCGCGGCAAGCCCGGCGGCGATTATCTCCGCCATGTACGATATGGGGGAGCTTAATGATCAAGAAACCGCTTTGCTGTCTGTGTTTGCCGTGCTGCCGGCGGAAAATATTGACTATGCTGTACTGGAAACATTGCTGCCAGACAAGGAAAATTTGGATACCGTACTGCTGGACTTAGCTCAAAAAGGCTGGTTGGCAAACCAGGCCGATAGCAATTTTAAAATCAGCCCGGTAGTGCAGGAAATTACCTTGGACAAAAACCGGCGGCGCTTGTTGGCTGATTGCCGGCAGTTGATAGCCTCACTGATAGATCAACTTATTTACGAACCTGGTATTGGACACCCGGTTCAAATCAGTTATACAGAAGCTGCTGTGCTTACGCATTATGGCGAACAGATTATCCAGCGCTTGATTGAACCTGACGAATATCTAGCTTTGCTATGTGACAGACTGGGAAATTTTCACAAGACCACTGGTAATCTAGTTAATGCATTGAACTGTTTTGAAGCTTATTTTAGATCCTATAAAGCTCTGTATCAGGCCTACCCCAACAAAGTGTCCGTTAAAAACTGCTTAGCGATTTCCTACGAAAAATTGGGCGATACGCATGCTATGCTGGGCAATTTGGAACAGGCATTAGGTCTTTTTGAAGCTGAAATTCTGTTATTCCAAGAACTCCATGCAAACTACTCCTACGATGTGAGCTTTAAAAATGGTCTGGCGATTTGCTACTCGAAACTGGGCGATACACACACTATATTAAGTAATTTAACTCAGTGCTTGTATTTTTATAAAAATGAAACTGATTTGTTCAAAGAATTGTATGTGGCCAACCCCAACAACTTGCCCTTTAAACGTGGCTTAGCGATTTCCTACGAAAAATTGGGTAACACATACACAGCGTTGGGCAATTTAAATCAGGCTTTAGTTTTTTTTGATGCGTATTTTAGATTAAGTAACGAGCTGTATGAGGCCGCCCCCGATAATGTATCTTTTAAAAGCAGCTTGGCGATTTCCTACGAAAAATTGGGCACTGCGCACGCCGCGCTGGGCAATTTAAATCAGGCTTTAGTTTTTTTTGATGAGTATTTTAGATTAAGTAACGAGCTGTATGAGGCCACCCCCGATAATGTATCTTTTAAAAGCAGCTTGGCGATTTCCTACGAAAAATTGGGCACTGCGCACGCCGCGCTGGACAATTTAAATCAGGCTTTAGTTTTTTTTGATGAGTATTTTAGATTAAGTAATGAGCTGTATGAGGCCCACCCCAACAATGTATCCTTAAAAAACAATTTGGCGATTTCCTACGAAAAATTGGGCACTGCGCACGCCGCGCTGGGCAATTTGGCACTGGCCTTGATCTTTTTTACAGCTGATACTCAATTAACCAAAGAACTGTATGATGCCTACCCTACCAACGTAGCCTTCAAACGCGGATTGGCGATTTCCTACGAGAAACTGGGTAAAGTACACTTCGCACTTGAAAATTGGGAGCAGGCCTTGGACTTTTTTGAAGAACAATTTGGTCTAAGCAAAGAACTGTATGAGGCCCACCCTAGTGATGTGTCCATTAAAAACGGTTTGGCTATTTCTTACACAAATTTGGGTAGACTTTTTGAAAGAGCCGGCCTTAATCAGCAAGCTAAAGAGTATTACCAAACAGCAAAGCTGTTTCTGGACGAGTTAGTTAATAGCTCACCTTTGTATGTCAAGTTCAAGCAGCTCAATGACTGGGTTGTACAGAGATTATCAGGATTATGA
- a CDS encoding glycoside hydrolase family 15 protein, translating into MTTKTKAEQLDYFYQEVNDIILKRQDWISGLLPASTAVNTHGNYTDAWVRDNVYSILAAWGLALAYRKTQDQPDRTYLLEQSVVKLMRGLLTAMMRQTPKVEKFKHTQDPLDALHAKYNTQTGEVVVGDKEWGHLQLDATSLFLLMLAQMTASGLRIVFSNEEVNFVQNLVHYISRAYRTPDYGIWERGNKMNHGVAELNASSIGMAKAALEAMAGCNLFGNNSGQAAVIHVIRDDIARTRITLESLLPRESISKEVDAALLSITGFPAFAVDNALLREKTEAAIVTKLQGRYGCKRFLLDGHQTVLEDHQRLHYEPHELKQFMDIECEWPLFFCYLLLNHLLAGNKEAAAEYSQRLHSLLVQQNGQDLLPELYIVPHEAIAAEKQHPKSQTRIANENVPLVWAQSLFILGSLLQEGLITAEDIDPLGRYQHRQTLRQSTATTLQIALLAEDEAVQQQLQDLGISSQTHSEIAPLQVRDAGELAEAYTHVGRNDRMGLSGRPLRQLRTLSTSRLYQLAGEYLIFLPQFMNQKGFYIAMDNRLLIQRLRLELTYISRHWDSAEPPLLVINIKQNMLDGESRQVLLDFIAQLSANSVNGVAVKLGVLSEFIKIACREKINYLHDFKFPEHGWDETERAYAKVLPDNSAELVPINAYTLTEWEIGSEAGLIYTLQHNGNLYAQMEALSLLGQRHGLEYVTGLLTEDGLPCRVQDLLEEVYARAGDLHLWQIVRRCAGLLGKYDINLEQAATEILVRQHSLTVGHAYSGKATLRRPTDSWEILKTIRNFNSADTSQHIIIQELIIYLGMLIKLKPELFADMHTIRVGHILQLIIARQKRRTGSPLDKAFNEILALAPFQLSQLLEETLEDYASSKNQLGAVESLHYDGQQRELSSARFPSSLNPQDRGGADDWHEWREQQGNIGRENDAFYAGVWSLLPHCHGLMIGEKINSKRRIDSETTLSQMTPGEQTFKLHVNHLLNKIQAPVYRQLTVEALRALAMIFQDNPELRLDDTIFTDILIGHAVRLCWLQMYPEHQQEYENYVSLAWQAFYQLPPHAVANGILDALIYLLNNH; encoded by the coding sequence ATGACCACCAAAACCAAAGCCGAGCAGTTAGACTATTTCTATCAGGAAGTAAACGATATTATTCTTAAACGTCAGGACTGGATCAGCGGCTTGCTGCCGGCCAGTACGGCGGTTAATACCCACGGCAATTACACCGATGCCTGGGTGCGGGACAATGTATACAGTATTCTGGCGGCCTGGGGTTTGGCGCTGGCTTACCGGAAAACTCAGGATCAGCCGGATCGGACTTATCTGCTGGAGCAAAGCGTGGTTAAGCTGATGCGCGGTTTGTTAACGGCGATGATGCGTCAGACACCTAAGGTGGAAAAATTTAAGCATACTCAGGATCCGCTGGATGCGCTGCACGCCAAATATAATACCCAGACCGGGGAAGTGGTGGTGGGTGATAAGGAATGGGGGCATTTGCAGTTGGATGCCACTTCGCTGTTTTTGCTGATGTTGGCGCAGATGACGGCTTCCGGGTTGCGTATTGTGTTCAGTAACGAGGAAGTGAATTTTGTGCAGAATCTGGTGCATTATATCAGCCGCGCTTACCGCACCCCGGATTACGGGATTTGGGAACGCGGCAATAAGATGAATCACGGTGTCGCTGAGCTGAACGCCAGTTCCATCGGCATGGCCAAAGCGGCGCTGGAAGCCATGGCCGGCTGTAATCTGTTTGGTAATAACAGTGGTCAGGCGGCGGTGATTCATGTGATCCGCGACGATATTGCCCGCACCCGAATAACGCTGGAATCGCTGTTGCCCAGGGAATCGATTTCCAAAGAGGTGGATGCGGCGCTGCTGAGTATTACCGGTTTCCCGGCTTTTGCGGTGGATAATGCCCTGCTCCGGGAAAAAACCGAAGCCGCGATCGTGACTAAACTGCAAGGCCGTTACGGCTGTAAACGCTTTTTGCTGGACGGTCATCAAACCGTGCTGGAAGATCATCAGCGCCTGCATTACGAACCCCATGAATTAAAGCAGTTTATGGATATTGAATGTGAATGGCCGCTGTTTTTCTGCTATTTGTTGCTGAATCATTTGCTGGCCGGTAATAAGGAAGCCGCTGCGGAATACAGCCAACGCCTGCATAGTCTGCTGGTGCAGCAAAACGGCCAGGATTTGCTGCCGGAGCTGTATATTGTGCCGCACGAGGCGATTGCCGCCGAGAAGCAGCACCCGAAAAGCCAGACCCGGATTGCCAATGAAAACGTGCCGCTGGTATGGGCGCAAAGTCTGTTTATTTTGGGCAGCCTGCTGCAGGAAGGTTTGATTACTGCCGAAGATATCGATCCGCTGGGCCGTTACCAGCACCGCCAAACCCTGCGCCAGAGTACGGCCACTACGCTGCAGATTGCGCTGCTGGCTGAAGATGAAGCCGTGCAGCAGCAATTGCAGGATCTGGGCATTTCCAGCCAGACTCATAGCGAAATTGCCCCGCTGCAGGTACGCGATGCCGGTGAGTTGGCCGAAGCTTATACCCATGTGGGCCGTAATGACCGGATGGGCTTAAGCGGCCGGCCGCTTAGACAGCTGCGCACTTTGTCCACCTCGCGTTTGTATCAACTGGCCGGTGAATATCTGATTTTTTTACCGCAATTTATGAACCAGAAGGGTTTTTATATTGCTATGGATAACCGTTTGCTGATCCAGCGTTTACGCCTGGAGCTGACTTATATCAGCCGGCATTGGGACAGCGCCGAGCCGCCCTTGCTGGTGATCAATATCAAGCAAAATATGCTGGACGGCGAGAGCCGTCAGGTGTTGCTGGACTTTATCGCCCAGCTGAGTGCCAATAGCGTCAATGGCGTTGCGGTGAAACTGGGGGTGTTGAGCGAGTTTATTAAGATTGCCTGCCGGGAAAAAATTAATTATCTGCATGATTTCAAGTTTCCGGAACACGGTTGGGACGAAACTGAACGGGCTTACGCCAAGGTGTTGCCCGATAATTCTGCCGAACTGGTGCCGATTAATGCTTATACCCTGACTGAATGGGAAATCGGCTCTGAGGCCGGGCTGATTTATACGCTGCAGCACAATGGTAATCTGTATGCGCAAATGGAAGCGCTAAGTCTATTGGGCCAGCGCCACGGCCTGGAATATGTGACCGGCCTACTGACTGAAGACGGCCTGCCCTGCCGAGTGCAGGATTTGCTGGAAGAGGTGTATGCCAGGGCCGGGGATTTGCATTTATGGCAAATTGTGCGGCGCTGCGCCGGTCTGCTGGGTAAATATGATATTAATCTGGAACAGGCGGCTACGGAAATTCTGGTGCGCCAGCATAGTTTGACGGTGGGGCATGCTTATAGCGGTAAAGCCACTTTGCGTCGGCCTACCGACTCTTGGGAAATTCTGAAAACCATCCGCAATTTCAATAGTGCCGATACCAGCCAGCATATTATTATTCAGGAGTTGATTATTTACCTGGGTATGCTGATCAAGCTAAAACCGGAACTGTTTGCCGATATGCATACCATCCGGGTTGGACATATTCTGCAGTTGATTATTGCCCGCCAAAAACGCCGCACCGGCAGTCCGCTGGATAAGGCTTTTAATGAGATTCTGGCTTTGGCACCGTTTCAGCTCTCGCAGTTGCTGGAAGAAACGCTGGAAGACTACGCCAGCAGTAAAAATCAGCTGGGTGCGGTGGAAAGCCTGCATTACGATGGTCAGCAGCGCGAATTGAGTTCGGCGCGCTTCCCCAGCAGTCTGAACCCCCAGGATCGCGGCGGTGCCGATGACTGGCATGAATGGCGCGAACAGCAGGGTAATATCGGCCGGGAAAATGATGCTTTTTACGCTGGGGTGTGGTCTTTGCTGCCGCATTGCCACGGTTTGATGATAGGCGAAAAAATTAATAGCAAGCGCCGGATTGACAGTGAAACCACGCTGTCGCAGATGACGCCGGGCGAACAGACTTTTAAATTGCACGTTAATCATTTGCTGAATAAAATCCAGGCGCCGGTGTACCGGCAGTTGACGGTGGAAGCCTTACGGGCTCTGGCCATGATTTTCCAGGATAACCCTGAGCTGCGCCTGGACGATACTATTTTTACCGATATTCTGATTGGTCATGCGGTGCGGTTATGCTGGCTGCAAATGTATCCCGAGCATCAGCAGGAATACGAAAATTATGTATCGCTGGCGTGGCAGGCCTTCTACCAACTGCCTCCGCATGCCGTGGCTAACGGTATTTTGGATGCCTTGATCTATTTGCTCAACAACCACTAA
- a CDS encoding YcbK family protein, with protein MLKRFFEQPDQGDNDIVLSKRRFMRQLACGTLLTMATPAIAEAARSRLPMHKTLAFEHTHTGDKLKLTYFEKGRYIKSALREIDYILRDFRSGDIYPIDIDLIDQLHDIKAMLGVGNRPFHIISGYRSPETNSWLHNETSGVATNSLHMQGRAIDIRVEGIDSRRIRHAALAMNRGGVGYYPDSDFVHLDTGKPRTW; from the coding sequence ATGTTAAAGCGTTTTTTTGAACAGCCTGACCAAGGCGACAATGATATTGTGCTATCCAAGCGCCGTTTCATGCGGCAATTGGCCTGCGGCACGCTGCTGACTATGGCGACCCCGGCTATCGCCGAAGCGGCCCGATCGCGACTGCCGATGCACAAGACTCTGGCATTTGAACATACCCACACCGGCGACAAACTGAAACTGACTTATTTTGAAAAAGGCCGTTATATTAAATCGGCTTTACGCGAAATAGATTACATCCTCCGTGATTTCCGCTCCGGCGATATCTACCCCATCGATATTGATTTAATCGACCAGTTACACGATATTAAAGCCATGCTGGGCGTGGGCAACCGGCCCTTTCACATCATTTCCGGCTACCGCTCGCCTGAGACCAATAGCTGGCTGCACAATGAAACTTCCGGCGTTGCTACCAACAGCCTGCATATGCAGGGCCGCGCCATCGATATCCGCGTCGAAGGCATAGACAGCCGCCGCATCCGCCATGCGGCTCTGGCCATGAATCGCGGCGGTGTCGGTTATTATCCTGACTCTGACTTCGTGCACCTGGACACCGGTAAGCCCAGAACCTGGTAA